Proteins from one Comamonas flocculans genomic window:
- a CDS encoding amino acid ABC transporter ATP-binding/permease protein, producing the protein MARKAAAAISTLLPAVRATLGGSSRRMMLGAALATLTVLAGMGLLGLSGWFIAATAIAGLQFASALAFDVFAPSAGIRLLALGRTVARYGERIVTHDATLAALAQLRERIFRSWAGGGNIQDLLRRPARALFRLTVDLDALESFYLRLLVPAGAALGAAIFGTVVLGTEAPWFGISLGVWLLLVGVAVAVEVIRRSRQLAARHALFTERLRAQTVDLVSGQTELVMAGRLAGQCDALQRTDRRLARIDRLLHGLDMSAGAAYGIAGSLTLALVLLGVGVLTDQGRLGTPGAALALLIALTAMEPFAALRRGALEAGRTWLAARRLSPYCGDGDVAPPPRASLEAGYAISLQQVSVRYPDSPVDALRSLSLVLMSGERIAIVGSSGAGKSTLMAVIAGELIPHEGVIRSQPHAWLSQRADLFQDSLRDNLLLANPEATDASLWQALEAAGLASEIRALQAGLDTRLGEGGLGLSGGQSRRLALARLLLQPHPLWLLDEPTEGLDAATAMDVLARLDSLGAGRAWLMATHLQREAALADRLLVLRSGRIEAEFSRGSTGFEASLAALRRD; encoded by the coding sequence CTAGCAGGCATGGGTCTGCTCGGCCTGTCGGGCTGGTTCATCGCTGCAACGGCGATCGCGGGACTGCAGTTCGCCAGCGCTCTGGCGTTTGACGTCTTTGCGCCGTCGGCCGGCATTCGCCTGCTGGCCCTCGGGCGGACCGTTGCACGCTATGGCGAGCGGATTGTCACGCATGATGCGACGCTGGCCGCCTTGGCACAACTGCGCGAGCGCATCTTCCGAAGCTGGGCGGGCGGAGGGAACATTCAGGATCTGCTGCGCCGCCCAGCCCGCGCTCTGTTTCGTCTGACCGTCGACCTCGATGCGCTGGAATCCTTCTACCTGCGCCTTCTGGTGCCAGCCGGCGCCGCGCTGGGCGCGGCGATTTTCGGTACCGTTGTGCTCGGCACCGAGGCTCCCTGGTTCGGCATCTCGCTGGGCGTCTGGCTTCTGCTCGTAGGCGTTGCCGTGGCGGTCGAAGTGATTCGCCGCTCGCGGCAGCTCGCAGCGCGGCACGCTCTGTTCACCGAGCGTTTGCGTGCCCAGACTGTCGATCTGGTGTCCGGCCAGACCGAACTGGTCATGGCCGGACGCCTGGCTGGCCAGTGCGATGCACTCCAGCGCACGGATCGCCGCCTGGCGCGTATCGACCGGCTTCTACACGGCCTGGACATGTCTGCCGGTGCTGCCTACGGTATCGCTGGCAGCCTCACTTTGGCCCTTGTGCTGCTGGGCGTCGGCGTGTTGACTGACCAGGGCCGTCTCGGCACCCCCGGTGCGGCGCTCGCGCTGTTGATCGCCCTGACGGCGATGGAGCCGTTCGCGGCGCTGCGGCGAGGCGCTTTGGAGGCTGGACGTACTTGGCTGGCAGCGCGGCGCCTGTCGCCATATTGCGGCGATGGTGATGTGGCGCCTCCGCCCAGGGCGTCCCTCGAAGCCGGCTATGCGATCAGCCTGCAGCAGGTATCGGTGCGCTATCCGGACAGCCCCGTAGATGCCTTGCGGTCTTTGTCGCTGGTGCTGATGTCTGGAGAACGAATCGCCATCGTTGGCTCCAGCGGCGCGGGTAAATCAACGCTCATGGCCGTGATTGCAGGCGAGCTGATACCGCACGAGGGAGTCATTCGTTCGCAACCTCACGCATGGCTGAGTCAACGCGCAGATCTTTTCCAGGACAGCCTGCGCGACAACCTGCTGCTGGCTAATCCCGAGGCTACAGACGCATCTCTTTGGCAGGCGCTCGAAGCCGCAGGCCTTGCATCCGAGATTCGAGCTCTGCAAGCTGGACTCGATACGCGGCTCGGCGAAGGAGGACTTGGGCTGTCGGGTGGGCAGTCGCGCCGTCTGGCGTTGGCGCGTCTGCTGCTTCAACCGCACCCGCTGTGGCTGCTGGACGAGCCAACCGAAGGGCTGGATGCGGCGACTGCTATGGACGTCCTCGCGCGGCTCGACTCGCTGGGTGCGGGTCGAGCCTGGCTGATGGCCACCCACCTCCAGCGCGAAGCGGCACTGGCCGATCGGCTGCTGGTCCTGCGTAGCGGTCGCATCGAAGCGGAGTTTTCTCGCGGTAGCACCGGGTTTGAAGCCTCATTGGCCGCATTGAGGCGCGACTGA
- a CDS encoding cytochrome ubiquinol oxidase subunit I, translating to MDFDIVSLSRLQFAITVLYHFLFVPLTLGLSILIAIMETVYVMTGRTIWRDMTKFWGVLFGINFAMGVATGIVMEFQFGMNWSYYSHYVGDIFGAPLALEGLMAFFLEATFVGLFFFGWDRLSKVKHLIVTWCVALGSNFSALWILIANGWMQNPVGAQFNPQTMRMEMTDFFAVLTNPVAQAKFVHTASAGYVTAAIFVLGIAAWYVLKGRHVQLAKRSMTVAACFGLASALSVVVLGDESGYLSTEHQKMKLAAIEAMWKTEPAPAAFTAFGFPDQAARETHFAVHIPWAMGLIGTRSLTTQIPGIDDLVARAEVHIRDGILAYDALQQIRAATGGASVPDQAQAAFEEHGQLLGYALLLKRYVDDPRQATPEQIAKAAWDTVPQVAPLFWTFRVMVGLGFFFILLTGVFFWLSARRRLDAHPWLLKVAVWSIPLPWIAAEFGWIVAEVGRQPWAIEGVLPTAVAVSNLGASTVLLTIAGFVVIYTVLLIIEMKLMLKAIRKGPDTHAPTYIEGQPAGSAGLAPAQ from the coding sequence ATGGACTTTGACATCGTCAGCCTGTCGCGATTGCAGTTCGCGATCACGGTGCTCTACCACTTTCTATTCGTTCCATTGACGCTAGGCCTGTCGATCCTGATCGCCATCATGGAGACGGTCTACGTGATGACGGGCCGAACCATCTGGCGCGACATGACCAAGTTCTGGGGTGTGCTCTTCGGCATTAACTTCGCCATGGGCGTGGCCACCGGGATCGTGATGGAGTTTCAGTTCGGCATGAACTGGAGCTACTACAGCCACTACGTCGGCGACATCTTCGGCGCGCCGCTCGCCTTGGAGGGGCTCATGGCCTTCTTCCTGGAAGCCACCTTTGTCGGCCTGTTCTTCTTCGGCTGGGATCGCCTCTCCAAGGTGAAGCACTTGATCGTCACCTGGTGCGTGGCGCTGGGCTCGAACTTCTCGGCGCTGTGGATCCTGATTGCCAATGGCTGGATGCAGAACCCCGTGGGCGCCCAATTCAATCCGCAGACCATGCGCATGGAGATGACGGACTTTTTCGCCGTGCTCACCAACCCGGTGGCGCAGGCCAAGTTCGTGCACACCGCCTCGGCCGGCTACGTGACGGCGGCCATCTTCGTGCTCGGCATCGCAGCCTGGTACGTGCTCAAGGGTCGCCACGTCCAGCTGGCCAAGCGCTCGATGACGGTGGCCGCCTGCTTCGGCCTGGCTTCGGCGCTGTCGGTCGTGGTGCTGGGCGACGAGAGCGGCTACCTCTCCACCGAGCACCAAAAAATGAAACTCGCCGCCATCGAGGCGATGTGGAAGACCGAGCCCGCACCTGCCGCGTTCACCGCTTTTGGATTTCCCGACCAAGCCGCACGGGAAACCCACTTTGCAGTCCACATCCCGTGGGCCATGGGACTGATCGGCACGCGCTCGCTGACGACGCAAATTCCTGGCATTGACGATCTGGTTGCGCGCGCCGAGGTGCACATCCGCGATGGCATCCTGGCCTATGACGCCCTGCAGCAGATCCGTGCCGCAACGGGGGGCGCGAGCGTGCCTGACCAGGCGCAGGCTGCATTCGAGGAGCACGGACAACTGCTGGGCTACGCACTTCTGCTGAAGCGCTACGTCGACGACCCCCGCCAGGCCACGCCTGAGCAAATCGCCAAGGCAGCCTGGGATACCGTGCCGCAGGTGGCGCCACTATTTTGGACGTTCCGTGTCATGGTCGGCCTGGGTTTCTTCTTCATTTTGCTGACCGGCGTCTTCTTCTGGCTTTCGGCTCGACGTCGGCTGGATGCGCACCCATGGTTGCTCAAGGTCGCCGTGTGGTCGATCCCCTTGCCTTGGATTGCCGCCGAGTTCGGCTGGATCGTGGCCGAGGTGGGACGTCAGCCATGGGCCATCGAGGGCGTTTTGCCAACGGCGGTAGCAGTGTCTAACCTCGGCGCCTCTACCGTGCTGCTGACAATCGCCGGCTTCGTGGTGATCTACACCGTCCTGCTCATCATCGAGATGAAGCTCATGCTCAAGGCAATCCGCAAGGGGCCCGACACCCATGCGCCCACCTACATCGAAGGCCAGCCCGCCGGTTCGGCTGGCCTGGCACCTGCACAGTAA
- the cydB gene encoding cytochrome d ubiquinol oxidase subunit II, whose translation MILHELISYDVLRLIWWALLGVLLIGFALTDGFDLGAGTLLPFVARNDSERRTVINTIGPVWEGNQVWLILGGGAIFAAWPQLYAVSFSGFYLAMFAILFALILRPVAFKFRSKREDPAWRSRWDWAQFVGGFVPALIFGVAMGNVLQGVPFRIEHDMQIFYDGTFFGLLNPFALLCGLVSVTMLVMHGAAWLQLKTEGHVAERARRFGIVAALLTVVLYAVAGVVLANFVSGYAITSEIVRGGASNPLVKTAVMQSGAWFANYASENALWVVPALGLAGSMAAAICLAVRRPAAALLTGGVGIAGIIASVGVSMFPFILPSSVNPSVSLTVWDSSSSHLTLFIMLVSTVIFMPLILAYTSWVFSVLRGKVDSEAIRDGKGHAY comes from the coding sequence ATGATCCTCCACGAACTCATCTCATATGACGTGTTGCGCCTGATCTGGTGGGCACTGTTGGGAGTGTTGCTGATCGGATTCGCGCTTACCGATGGCTTTGACCTCGGCGCGGGCACGCTGCTGCCTTTCGTCGCGCGCAACGACAGCGAACGCCGCACCGTTATCAACACCATCGGGCCGGTCTGGGAGGGTAACCAAGTCTGGCTGATTCTCGGCGGTGGAGCCATCTTCGCGGCTTGGCCGCAACTCTATGCAGTGTCGTTCTCCGGCTTTTATCTAGCGATGTTCGCCATCCTGTTCGCACTCATTTTGCGGCCCGTGGCATTCAAGTTCCGCAGCAAGCGGGAAGATCCAGCTTGGCGCAGTCGCTGGGATTGGGCTCAGTTCGTGGGTGGGTTCGTACCAGCGCTGATCTTTGGTGTGGCAATGGGCAATGTGTTGCAGGGCGTTCCCTTTCGCATTGAACACGACATGCAGATTTTCTATGACGGAACATTCTTCGGGTTGCTCAATCCTTTTGCCCTGCTGTGCGGTCTCGTCTCTGTCACCATGCTGGTCATGCATGGCGCCGCCTGGCTACAACTCAAGACTGAAGGCCACGTAGCCGAGCGCGCGCGCCGTTTTGGCATCGTGGCGGCGCTGCTGACCGTGGTGCTGTACGCAGTGGCGGGGGTCGTTCTGGCCAACTTCGTGTCGGGGTACGCGATCACGAGCGAGATTGTGCGCGGTGGCGCTTCGAATCCTCTTGTCAAGACCGCTGTGATGCAAAGCGGCGCCTGGTTTGCCAACTATGCCTCCGAAAACGCGCTTTGGGTGGTGCCGGCATTGGGTTTGGCGGGCTCCATGGCCGCTGCGATCTGCTTGGCGGTGCGTCGTCCGGCGGCAGCTCTGCTTACTGGAGGCGTGGGTATCGCGGGGATCATCGCTAGCGTGGGCGTCTCCATGTTTCCTTTCATCCTGCCGTCATCGGTCAATCCGTCGGTTAGCCTGACCGTGTGGGATTCCTCATCGAGCCACCTCACGCTGTTCATCATGCTCGTTTCGACGGTCATCTTTATGCCTCTAATCCTGGCCTATACCAGCTGGGTGTTCTCGGTCTTGCGCGGCAAAGTCGACTCCGAGGCCATTCGGGATGGTAAAGGCCATGCGTACTGA
- the cydX gene encoding cytochrome bd-I oxidase subunit CydX, which produces MWYFAWILGLPLAAAFAVLNAMWYELMDDAAVRRDRLDLNES; this is translated from the coding sequence ATGTGGTATTTCGCCTGGATTCTCGGCTTGCCGCTGGCAGCCGCCTTCGCCGTTCTCAATGCGATGTGGTATGAGTTGATGGATGACGCGGCGGTCCGCCGCGACCGCCTCGATCTCAACGAGTCCTGA
- a CDS encoding LysR substrate-binding domain-containing protein, whose amino-acid sequence MELRHLRCFIAVAEELHFARAAERLHIDQSPLSRTIKELEEDLGARLFFRTTRSTQLTRAGRLLLEHVPRVFMALEQARDSVKSAANGYHGQLRIALSDGVTPSRLPALLAQCREEDPEVEIRLFEVPLAQQIKGLHDDLYDAGFSMTDDVGAGIVVTPAWEDELMAAVPARHPVLAYKQVPLEEVLHYPLVLGDPAVCEGHARQVDRILRRHEQEPLIVQHVATFDLMMTLVSAGLALGLAGAAHIACSREPGVVARPLAGKPPMLTTYLLRRDAELSEMLTRFIGRVANINSADAQSAAMYSRTIR is encoded by the coding sequence GTGGAGTTGCGCCACCTTCGATGTTTCATCGCTGTCGCGGAAGAGCTTCACTTCGCGCGTGCCGCCGAGCGGCTGCACATAGACCAGTCGCCTCTGTCTCGCACCATCAAGGAGCTTGAGGAGGACCTTGGTGCACGCCTTTTCTTTCGCACTACCCGCAGCACGCAATTGACCCGCGCGGGCCGGTTGCTCTTGGAGCACGTGCCGCGCGTTTTTATGGCGCTGGAGCAAGCGCGCGATAGCGTCAAATCCGCTGCCAACGGTTATCACGGGCAACTGCGCATTGCTTTGTCCGACGGCGTCACGCCATCACGCTTGCCGGCGCTGCTGGCACAGTGCCGAGAAGAAGACCCAGAGGTGGAAATTCGTCTGTTCGAGGTGCCTTTAGCCCAGCAGATCAAGGGCCTGCATGACGATCTGTACGACGCTGGCTTTTCGATGACCGATGACGTGGGCGCTGGCATCGTGGTCACTCCCGCTTGGGAGGACGAATTGATGGCAGCGGTGCCTGCACGTCATCCCGTGCTTGCCTACAAGCAGGTTCCGCTGGAGGAGGTGCTGCACTATCCGCTGGTACTTGGCGATCCTGCAGTGTGCGAAGGCCATGCGCGCCAAGTCGATCGCATTCTGCGCAGGCATGAACAGGAGCCGCTGATTGTTCAGCACGTCGCCACTTTTGACCTCATGATGACCTTGGTTTCCGCCGGACTGGCCTTGGGTTTGGCGGGCGCGGCGCACATTGCTTGTAGCCGGGAGCCGGGCGTGGTTGCGCGGCCTTTGGCGGGTAAGCCGCCGATGCTCACGACCTATTTGCTGCGTCGTGACGCGGAGCTTTCCGAAATGCTGACCCGGTTCATCGGACGAGTGGCCAACATTAACTCGGCCGATGCCCAGAGCGCCGCCATGTATTCCCGCACTATCCGATGA
- a CDS encoding EexN family lipoprotein: MNKVLLLTLAATLTACSPSQPSETVDFLVANPKRIKEIQRLCKEDRAKVGDELCRRAAEAANRRFFGDRPEKKSK; this comes from the coding sequence ATGAACAAGGTGTTGCTGTTGACGCTTGCCGCCACGCTGACGGCATGTAGCCCTTCGCAACCTTCGGAAACTGTGGACTTTCTGGTGGCGAATCCGAAGCGCATCAAGGAGATTCAACGACTGTGCAAGGAAGACCGCGCAAAGGTCGGCGACGAACTCTGCCGACGCGCTGCCGAAGCTGCGAACCGCCGTTTCTTCGGTGATCGACCCGAGAAAAAATCTAAGTAG
- a CDS encoding conjugal transfer protein TraG produces the protein MQGTNVLFGQIAVVFGIVIAGVWSATQWTAAALGYQLRLGSPWFDFLGTPIYHPWKLFEWWFFFDAYASDVFDRGGAIAAGSGLLAVVVAIGMSIWRSRQSRLVTTYGSARWANAQDIRKASLTQPAGVFLGQHDRQYLRHEGPEHVLTFAPTRSGKGVGLVVPTLLSWPASAVIHDIKGENWQITAGWRSRFSHCLLFNPTDAKSAAYNPLLEVRKGDHEVRDVQNIADILVDPEGALEKRNHWEKTSHALLVGAILHVLYAGEDKTLRGVANFLSDPASPFELTLHRMMTTPHLANGEGVGPHPVVASAAREVLNKSDNERSGVLSTAMSFLGLYRDPTVAEVTSRCDWRIADLISTEHPVSLYLVVPPSDISRTKPLIRLILNQIGRRLTESLDGSDGIERRHKLLLMLDEFPALGRLDFFETALAFMAGYGIRSFLIAQSLNQIDKAYGQNHSILDNCHVRVTFATNDERTAKRISETLGTATELRAQRNYAGHRLAPWLGHLMVSRQETARPLLTPGEVMQLPSDEAVVMVSSVAPIRAKKLRYYADANFKRRVLSPPVLADSQYADAPPLRPDDWSGLAIPAVPTPPVAGEAEGFPASTDDGGPRRQPELSETVAYDPELAVPPADLGLLDDDDDLPLPLPRQLDPAMQRTARLASLNPNDGIEL, from the coding sequence ATGCAAGGGACGAACGTGCTGTTCGGTCAGATTGCCGTGGTGTTCGGCATCGTGATCGCCGGAGTGTGGAGCGCCACACAATGGACAGCAGCGGCCCTTGGCTATCAACTACGCCTTGGCTCGCCCTGGTTCGATTTTCTTGGCACGCCGATCTACCACCCGTGGAAGCTGTTCGAGTGGTGGTTTTTCTTTGATGCCTACGCTTCCGATGTTTTCGATAGGGGCGGCGCTATCGCCGCTGGCAGCGGCCTGCTGGCCGTGGTGGTCGCTATCGGCATGTCGATATGGCGCTCGCGTCAATCGCGCCTGGTCACGACCTACGGCTCGGCCCGCTGGGCGAACGCGCAGGACATTCGCAAGGCGAGCCTGACGCAGCCAGCCGGTGTATTTCTCGGCCAGCACGACCGCCAGTACCTGCGCCATGAAGGGCCAGAGCATGTCCTGACGTTCGCACCCACGCGCTCGGGCAAGGGCGTCGGCCTGGTGGTGCCGACGCTGCTTTCCTGGCCCGCGTCCGCCGTCATCCACGACATCAAGGGCGAGAACTGGCAGATCACCGCCGGCTGGCGCTCGCGCTTCTCGCACTGCTTGCTGTTCAACCCCACGGATGCCAAATCAGCGGCCTACAACCCGCTACTCGAAGTCCGCAAGGGCGACCATGAAGTGCGCGACGTGCAGAACATCGCGGACATTCTGGTCGATCCCGAAGGCGCGCTGGAGAAGCGCAACCATTGGGAGAAGACCTCGCACGCGCTGCTGGTCGGCGCCATCCTGCATGTGCTCTATGCGGGCGAAGACAAGACGCTACGCGGCGTCGCCAATTTCCTCAGCGACCCGGCCAGCCCGTTCGAGCTGACCTTGCATCGGATGATGACCACGCCGCACCTGGCGAATGGGGAAGGTGTTGGCCCGCATCCGGTAGTGGCATCCGCTGCGCGTGAAGTGCTCAACAAGTCGGACAACGAGCGTTCCGGCGTGTTGAGCACTGCCATGTCGTTCCTCGGCCTGTACCGCGATCCCACGGTGGCCGAAGTCACCTCGCGCTGCGACTGGCGCATCGCCGACCTCATATCCACCGAGCACCCCGTATCGCTGTACCTGGTGGTGCCGCCTTCGGACATTAGCCGCACAAAGCCCTTGATCCGGTTGATCCTCAACCAGATCGGGCGGCGGCTCACCGAATCGCTCGACGGCAGCGACGGCATCGAGCGTCGCCACAAGCTGCTGCTGATGCTCGATGAGTTTCCGGCCCTGGGTCGGCTCGACTTCTTCGAGACGGCTTTGGCCTTCATGGCGGGCTACGGCATCCGCAGCTTTCTCATTGCGCAGTCGCTCAACCAGATCGACAAGGCGTATGGGCAGAACCACTCCATTCTCGACAACTGCCATGTGCGCGTGACATTCGCCACGAACGACGAGCGCACCGCCAAGCGCATTTCCGAGACGTTGGGCACCGCGACCGAGTTGCGCGCACAGCGCAACTACGCGGGCCACCGGCTCGCGCCGTGGCTGGGCCACCTCATGGTGTCGCGACAGGAGACGGCCCGCCCGCTGCTGACGCCCGGCGAAGTCATGCAGCTTCCGTCCGACGAGGCCGTGGTGATGGTGTCCAGCGTGGCGCCGATCCGGGCAAAGAAGCTGCGCTACTACGCGGACGCCAATTTCAAGCGGCGCGTGCTGTCGCCGCCCGTGTTGGCGGACAGCCAATACGCCGACGCGCCGCCGCTGCGCCCCGACGACTGGAGCGGGCTGGCGATTCCTGCCGTGCCGACTCCGCCTGTCGCCGGAGAAGCCGAAGGCTTCCCGGCCAGCACTGACGACGGCGGCCCGCGCCGTCAGCCCGAACTCTCCGAAACCGTCGCCTACGACCCCGAACTGGCCGTGCCCCCTGCCGACCTCGGCCTGCTCGATGACGACGACGATCTGCCGCTTCCCCTTCCTCGCCAGCTTGATCCGGCCATGCAGCGCACGGCCCGGCTGGCTTCGCTGAACCCCAACGACGGAATCGAGCTATGA
- a CDS encoding CopG family transcriptional regulator: MSYRLNLFIQPEHAQRLDELAAKKGVSKSSIVAAALASWLSPDAADQREAAIAKRLDRLSRQAERMERDQNIAIETLALFIRYYLTVSTPVPEAHQDAARAQGKARFEQFTEQLGRHLMRGRSLVRDVVEELHPDPVRLDEAQERRS; the protein is encoded by the coding sequence ATGAGCTACCGCCTGAACCTCTTTATTCAGCCCGAGCACGCCCAGCGGCTCGATGAACTGGCCGCCAAGAAAGGCGTCTCCAAGTCGTCCATCGTTGCGGCGGCGCTCGCATCGTGGCTGTCGCCCGATGCCGCCGACCAGCGCGAGGCAGCCATCGCCAAGCGCCTTGATCGGCTGTCGCGCCAGGCCGAGCGCATGGAGCGCGACCAGAACATCGCCATCGAGACGCTGGCGCTGTTCATCCGCTACTACCTGACCGTCAGCACGCCGGTTCCCGAAGCGCACCAAGACGCGGCCCGTGCGCAGGGCAAGGCGCGCTTCGAGCAGTTCACCGAGCAGCTTGGCCGCCACCTGATGCGCGGACGCAGCCTGGTGCGCGACGTGGTGGAAGAACTCCATCCTGATCCGGTGCGCCTGGACGAAGCGCAGGAGCGTAGGTCATGA
- the trbB gene encoding P-type conjugative transfer ATPase TrbB has protein sequence MNAPQSANAASLDRRIQMLRTAMGPLIAAALEDPDVVEIMLNPDRTLWVDRLSSGRAPMGVKLPEADGERIIRLVAAHVGAEVHRGQPLLSAELPETGERFEGILPPAAPGPAFALRKRAIGVIPLERYVIDRMMTAAQAGFLVRAVRERKNILIAGATSSGKTTLANALLAEIAATGDRVLVLEDTVELQCAARDHVPLRTRSGVVSMTELVRSSMRLRPDRVVVGEVRGPEALDLIKVWGTGHPGGIATIHAGSALGALLRMEQLILEVAVNPPRALIAEAVDVVIHIAGRGRKRRIESIARVVGFDGVGYQLADALETPFPELPPFPEAAPAAAISPSPDQLGELP, from the coding sequence ATGAACGCGCCGCAGTCCGCAAACGCGGCCTCGCTCGACCGGCGCATCCAGATGCTGCGCACGGCAATGGGGCCGCTAATCGCCGCCGCGCTGGAAGACCCGGACGTGGTGGAAATTATGCTCAACCCCGACCGCACCCTGTGGGTGGATCGCTTGTCGTCGGGCCGCGCACCGATGGGCGTGAAGCTGCCCGAAGCCGATGGCGAGCGAATCATCCGTCTGGTCGCGGCCCACGTCGGCGCGGAGGTGCATCGCGGCCAGCCGCTGCTGTCGGCCGAGTTGCCCGAAACCGGCGAACGCTTCGAGGGCATCCTGCCGCCCGCCGCGCCGGGGCCGGCTTTTGCGCTGCGCAAGCGCGCCATTGGCGTGATTCCGCTGGAGCGGTACGTCATCGACCGGATGATGACTGCCGCCCAGGCAGGTTTTCTCGTTCGCGCCGTGCGCGAGCGCAAGAACATCCTGATCGCCGGAGCCACCAGCAGCGGCAAGACCACGCTCGCCAATGCCTTGCTCGCCGAAATCGCCGCCACCGGCGACCGCGTGCTGGTGCTCGAAGACACGGTGGAGCTGCAATGCGCGGCCCGCGACCACGTTCCGCTGCGCACGCGCTCCGGCGTGGTGTCCATGACCGAGCTGGTGCGCTCATCTATGCGCCTGCGGCCGGATCGCGTCGTCGTCGGCGAGGTGCGCGGCCCCGAGGCGCTGGATCTCATCAAGGTGTGGGGCACCGGGCACCCCGGCGGCATCGCCACGATCCACGCCGGCTCTGCGCTGGGCGCGCTGCTGCGCATGGAGCAATTGATTCTCGAAGTGGCGGTGAACCCGCCCCGTGCGCTGATCGCCGAGGCCGTGGACGTGGTGATCCACATCGCCGGGCGCGGGCGCAAGCGCCGCATCGAGAGCATCGCCCGCGTCGTCGGCTTCGACGGCGTGGGCTACCAACTGGCGGACGCGCTGGAGACGCCGTTTCCCGAGCTGCCGCCATTTCCCGAAGCCGCACCCGCTGCGGCGATTTCCCCGTCCCCTGACCAACTTGGAGAACTGCCATGA
- a CDS encoding TrbC/VirB2 family protein, translating to MTQMIVPAFRVSANPALRLSRLRTLARPAAQGLMLAALLLFLAGTAQAAGSSMPWEGPLQSILESIQGPVARIVAVIIIIATGLALAFGDTSGGFRKLIQIVFGLTIAFAASSFFLSFFSFSGGAVV from the coding sequence ATGACGCAGATGATCGTTCCTGCTTTCCGTGTTTCTGCAAATCCGGCTTTGCGCCTTTCGCGGCTGCGCACCCTGGCCCGCCCTGCGGCGCAAGGGCTGATGCTGGCGGCGCTGCTGCTGTTCCTGGCCGGAACCGCGCAGGCCGCCGGTTCCTCGATGCCCTGGGAAGGGCCGTTGCAGTCGATCTTGGAGTCGATCCAAGGGCCGGTGGCACGCATCGTGGCCGTCATCATCATCATTGCCACGGGCCTTGCGCTGGCCTTTGGTGATACGTCGGGAGGCTTCCGAAAGCTGATTCAGATCGTGTTCGGGCTGACCATCGCCTTCGCCGCGTCCTCGTTCTTCCTGTCGTTCTTCAGCTTCTCCGGCGGGGCTGTCGTATGA
- a CDS encoding VirB3 family type IV secretion system protein, giving the protein MSALDSFAAGFEVPLHRSLTEPILLGGAPRTVAIANGTLAAAVGLGMQLWIPGAVLWIVGHSLAVWGARVDPQFMAVFARHIKHRPLLDV; this is encoded by the coding sequence ATGAGCGCCCTGGACAGCTTCGCGGCCGGGTTCGAGGTGCCTTTGCATCGCTCGCTCACCGAGCCGATCTTGCTGGGCGGCGCACCGCGCACCGTGGCGATTGCCAATGGCACGTTGGCTGCTGCTGTCGGGCTGGGAATGCAACTCTGGATTCCAGGCGCGGTGCTTTGGATCGTCGGCCATTCGCTGGCGGTTTGGGGTGCGCGCGTCGATCCGCAGTTCATGGCCGTGTTCGCCCGGCACATCAAACACCGCCCGCTGCTGGACGTGTAG